A region from the Curtobacterium sp. MCBA15_012 genome encodes:
- a CDS encoding helix-turn-helix domain-containing protein — protein MAPAPSRVPVDASQLLRHARRRAGLTQVQLAERAGVTQSVISTYENGRREPSLAALQRLLHAAGFDAVVDLRPAPAEPSLRDRIAAVRDDLLAVVAECGASNPRLFGSVARGDDGPGSDVDLMVDLPPDSGIFCLLRIQDAAERLLGVRVDVADAAGLRGSALREAVPL, from the coding sequence ATGGCCCCAGCTCCATCCCGTGTCCCGGTCGACGCGTCCCAGCTGCTCCGCCACGCCCGACGGCGAGCGGGACTGACGCAGGTGCAGCTCGCCGAGCGGGCCGGGGTGACCCAGAGCGTCATCAGCACCTACGAGAACGGGCGTCGCGAGCCCTCCCTGGCGGCGCTGCAGCGGCTGCTCCACGCCGCGGGTTTCGACGCGGTGGTCGACCTCCGGCCGGCGCCGGCCGAGCCCTCGCTCCGCGACCGCATCGCCGCCGTCCGGGACGACCTGCTGGCCGTCGTGGCCGAGTGCGGGGCGTCGAACCCCCGCCTGTTCGGCAGCGTCGCGCGCGGTGACGACGGACCCGGCAGCGACGTCGACCTCATGGTCGACCTGCCGCCCGACTCGGGCATCTTCTGCCTGCTCCGGATCCAGGACGCCGCGGAGCGCCTGCTCGGCGTGCGCGTCGACGTCGCGGACGCCGCCGGGCTGCGTGGCTCGGCCCTCCGCGAGGCGGTGCCGCTGTGA
- a CDS encoding cytochrome c oxidase assembly protein, whose product MTVTSAATQPGDTAPDPAPVTARNTTVATVLVIAIPLAVACAVLGMTLTGAFTAGQQLVSAGDLVEYGLPVARVVHDTTAALTIGLLVVAAFALPAKKQDHGAMSSVQHRAARWGAAAGAVWFLAAVVGIVLTGANTLGVPLTDPVFARNFLLFAFQVEIGQALVVSAVAILLATLVAAFATRVTTLAVATVLGLFALLPLALSGHAAGSLEHANAVNSLAVHLVAVCVWAGGLVAVVVLRTRTKGATGRVVARYSTLAGWAFAAVAFSGIVNASLRLTGPLDLVTTSYGWLITVKAVVLVTLGLAGVVQRRKLVPGLLRAPLDRRLFVRFALAEIVFMAVAIGVSVAVSRSQPPIPQTPETGQDTRSGLLGFPYPPAQTVQTYLTQWHIDWVWLALAVVGAGWYLLAVRTLRKRGDSWPVGRTIAWLLGCALFAWTTSAGPAVYGMVHFSSHMLQHMLLMMFVPLPLVLGGPVLLALRTLPVRNDGSRGAREWLMLFTHSRYMQFLAKPAVAGVIFAGSLVVFYFTPAYQYAMQSHEWHVAMVVHFVFSGYLFFWVFVGVDPGPKRPAYPILIIALLATLAFHAFFGVAVMTSQSVFAIDWFHALGQTNDAALLDDQHTGGGIAWGASELPMVFVALLVVRNWVRSDKRDAKRLDRKAERDGDADLKAYNDRLAAMHDRD is encoded by the coding sequence ATGACCGTCACGTCAGCCGCCACGCAGCCCGGGGACACGGCACCGGACCCCGCCCCCGTCACCGCCCGGAACACCACCGTCGCGACGGTCCTCGTCATCGCGATCCCGCTCGCCGTCGCGTGCGCCGTGCTCGGCATGACGCTCACCGGTGCGTTCACCGCCGGCCAGCAGCTCGTCTCGGCGGGTGACCTCGTCGAGTACGGCCTGCCCGTCGCCCGCGTCGTGCACGACACCACGGCCGCGCTCACGATCGGCCTGCTCGTCGTCGCCGCGTTCGCGCTCCCCGCCAAGAAGCAGGACCACGGCGCGATGTCGAGCGTGCAGCACCGCGCCGCTCGCTGGGGTGCCGCCGCCGGTGCGGTCTGGTTCCTCGCCGCGGTCGTCGGCATCGTGCTCACCGGCGCGAACACCCTCGGCGTCCCGCTGACGGACCCGGTGTTCGCCCGGAACTTCCTGCTCTTCGCGTTCCAGGTCGAGATCGGGCAGGCACTCGTCGTGTCGGCGGTCGCGATCCTGCTCGCCACGCTCGTCGCCGCGTTCGCCACCCGGGTCACCACCCTGGCGGTCGCGACCGTGCTCGGGCTCTTCGCGCTGCTCCCCCTCGCCCTGTCCGGGCACGCGGCCGGCTCCCTCGAGCACGCGAACGCGGTGAACTCGCTCGCCGTGCACCTCGTCGCGGTCTGCGTGTGGGCCGGCGGACTCGTCGCCGTCGTCGTGCTCCGCACCCGCACCAAGGGCGCCACCGGCCGGGTCGTCGCCCGGTACTCGACGCTCGCCGGGTGGGCGTTCGCCGCGGTCGCGTTCTCGGGCATCGTCAACGCCTCGCTGCGGCTGACCGGGCCGCTCGACCTCGTCACGACGAGCTACGGCTGGCTCATCACCGTCAAGGCCGTCGTGCTCGTCACGCTCGGCCTGGCGGGTGTCGTGCAGCGCCGCAAGCTCGTGCCCGGGCTCCTGCGCGCCCCGCTCGACCGACGCCTGTTCGTGCGGTTCGCCCTCGCCGAGATCGTGTTCATGGCGGTGGCGATCGGTGTCTCCGTCGCGGTGTCGCGCTCGCAGCCGCCGATCCCGCAGACGCCCGAGACCGGTCAGGACACCCGCTCCGGGCTGCTCGGCTTCCCCTACCCGCCGGCGCAGACCGTGCAGACCTACCTGACGCAGTGGCACATCGACTGGGTCTGGCTCGCGCTGGCCGTGGTCGGCGCCGGCTGGTACCTGCTCGCGGTCCGCACGCTCCGGAAGCGCGGCGACTCCTGGCCGGTCGGCCGCACGATCGCGTGGCTGCTCGGGTGCGCCCTGTTCGCCTGGACCACCTCGGCCGGACCGGCCGTCTACGGCATGGTGCACTTCTCGTCGCACATGCTCCAGCACATGCTGCTCATGATGTTCGTGCCGCTGCCGCTCGTGCTCGGCGGCCCGGTGCTGCTCGCCCTCCGCACGCTGCCGGTCCGGAACGACGGGTCCCGCGGCGCCCGCGAGTGGCTGATGCTCTTCACGCACTCCCGCTACATGCAGTTCCTCGCGAAGCCCGCCGTCGCCGGCGTGATCTTCGCGGGCTCGCTCGTGGTGTTCTACTTCACCCCGGCCTACCAGTACGCGATGCAGTCGCACGAGTGGCACGTCGCGATGGTCGTGCACTTCGTGTTCAGCGGCTACCTGTTCTTCTGGGTGTTCGTCGGCGTCGACCCGGGCCCGAAGCGTCCGGCGTACCCGATCCTCATCATCGCCCTGCTCGCGACCCTGGCCTTCCACGCGTTCTTCGGCGTCGCGGTCATGACCTCGCAGTCGGTGTTCGCGATCGACTGGTTCCACGCGCTCGGCCAGACGAACGACGCCGCACTGCTCGACGACCAGCACACCGGCGGTGGCATCGCCTGGGGCGCCTCGGAGCTACCGATGGTGTTCGTCGCGCTGCTCGTGGTGCGCAACTGGGTGCGGTCGGACAAGCGCGACGCGAAGCGCCTCGACCGCAAGGCCGAGCGCGACGGCGACGCCGACCTCAAGGCGTACAACGACCGCCTCGCCGCGATGCACGACCGCGACTGA
- a CDS encoding GNAT family N-acetyltransferase, translating to MTEQGTVVEELVVPTTMDDDPERVRAFRDWLAVSDAAEVAVHGLTELSWKPAEYLPMCHEPGSPSRLFVVRDPDGSVVGSGSYDTKSEPGTTNCWIAVGVRPDRQRRGIGTLLADHIEGIARAEGRTQRKTYAVSRQVGPASGPGFVPAPTGFGAVPEDEAGVRFLTGRGWHFGQVNRISRLGLPADRSVVRALHDRAAAAAGPGYRVHTWTDRTPDAWLDGVAVLHTRMSTDAPSGDMAEPEDVWTADRVRESEEQLAGGPHAMLTIAVEHVASTTLAGFSQLKVPHGPSRAVMQWDTLVLREHRGHRLGWLLKVVGIETVERDHPGRPSIITFNAEENRPMLDVNEAVGFVGVGSEGIWEHRD from the coding sequence ATGACCGAGCAGGGAACAGTCGTCGAGGAACTCGTCGTCCCGACGACGATGGACGACGACCCGGAGCGCGTCCGCGCGTTCCGCGACTGGCTGGCCGTCTCCGACGCCGCCGAGGTCGCGGTGCACGGACTCACCGAGCTGTCCTGGAAGCCGGCCGAGTACCTGCCGATGTGCCACGAGCCCGGGTCGCCGAGCCGCCTGTTCGTCGTGCGCGACCCGGACGGCTCGGTCGTCGGGTCGGGCTCGTACGACACGAAGTCCGAGCCCGGCACGACGAACTGCTGGATCGCGGTCGGGGTCCGGCCGGACCGGCAGCGCCGCGGGATCGGGACGCTGCTCGCCGACCACATCGAGGGGATCGCCCGGGCCGAGGGCCGCACGCAGCGCAAGACGTACGCGGTCTCCCGCCAGGTCGGTCCCGCGTCGGGCCCGGGGTTCGTCCCGGCGCCGACGGGCTTCGGCGCGGTCCCCGAGGACGAGGCCGGGGTGCGGTTCCTGACCGGCCGCGGCTGGCACTTCGGACAGGTGAACCGGATCAGTCGGCTCGGGCTCCCCGCCGACCGGTCCGTCGTGCGCGCCCTGCACGACCGCGCTGCGGCCGCCGCCGGGCCCGGGTACCGCGTGCACACGTGGACCGACCGCACACCGGACGCGTGGCTCGACGGGGTCGCGGTCCTGCACACCCGGATGAGCACCGACGCCCCCTCGGGCGACATGGCGGAGCCCGAGGACGTCTGGACCGCCGACCGCGTGCGCGAGTCCGAGGAGCAGCTCGCCGGCGGGCCCCACGCGATGCTGACGATCGCCGTCGAGCACGTCGCGAGCACCACCCTGGCCGGTTTCAGCCAGCTCAAGGTGCCGCACGGCCCGTCCCGAGCCGTCATGCAGTGGGACACGCTCGTGCTGCGCGAGCACCGCGGGCACCGGCTCGGGTGGCTGCTCAAGGTCGTGGGGATCGAGACCGTGGAGCGGGACCACCCCGGTCGGCCGTCGATCATCACGTTCAACGCCGAGGAGAACCGGCCGATGCTCGACGTCAACGAGGCCGTCGGGTTCGTCGGGGTGGGCAGCGAGGGGATCTGGGAGCACCGCGACTGA
- the drmB gene encoding DUF1998 domain-containing protein has product MQKIRHDLRLSETVSPFGVGAIVDIRGESLIAPDTSWWNRQVAPEVHCDRLVDQLMQPGRPRPLLRQAPSHAGRAGQETASLPYWRFPAWRFCERCLKLSKLTTIDKGRFRNRCDCGGVLVPMRYVAVCKTGSHVQDVPWFMWSHRGHDKGVTEEVRVCRAYTELRFVRSNTSGEGLASLRVVCDGCKRSRPLSDLVGEGALHRDGIRCEGRQPWEPEDSVAEPCDADLAAVQRGATGNYIADRVSALDIPEEKTASEELIDKVRAHDYFQRLVDDNGGPKSEMIAGWIAEELDVGAETVLAVALGGEPSEEIGMRALKDGEWAAFVKKIIAGKDREVSDFVVDGWSGGSITSGPSELRGVISGIGQVHRVREVRALKGFRRHSAAAAFVSADLEQDPKQRPVYPSLELFGEGIFLRFDEDALRAWESLSDVQARARILMDRRERLEWARSRLDVPEPRFIALHTIAHLLIRRLAFASGYSSAALQERVYASTERSDNTAGILIYTAAGDAQGTLGGLVRLGAPDLLIPLLVASLDDADVCSNDPVCIESDRQGSSQLNLSACHGCALVSETSCETGNRLLDRQLVLGGGEVTGLLGGVLPAVRASMGAA; this is encoded by the coding sequence GTGCAGAAGATCCGGCATGATCTCCGCCTGTCGGAGACGGTGTCCCCGTTCGGCGTCGGTGCGATCGTCGACATCCGAGGGGAGTCGCTCATCGCTCCGGACACCTCGTGGTGGAACCGTCAGGTCGCACCGGAGGTCCACTGCGACCGCCTCGTCGACCAGCTCATGCAGCCTGGACGGCCCCGTCCGCTGCTCCGTCAGGCCCCGTCTCATGCCGGGAGAGCCGGACAAGAGACCGCGAGTCTGCCCTACTGGCGATTTCCGGCATGGCGCTTCTGCGAGCGATGCCTCAAGCTCTCCAAACTGACCACTATCGACAAGGGACGTTTCCGGAACCGGTGCGACTGTGGCGGCGTGCTCGTACCGATGCGATACGTGGCAGTCTGCAAGACGGGCAGTCACGTCCAGGACGTGCCTTGGTTCATGTGGTCTCACCGCGGGCACGACAAGGGCGTGACAGAGGAGGTCCGTGTCTGTCGTGCGTACACGGAACTCCGCTTCGTACGTTCGAACACGAGTGGCGAGGGGCTCGCCTCTCTTCGAGTCGTCTGCGATGGGTGCAAGCGCTCGCGACCGTTGTCCGACCTCGTAGGCGAGGGAGCGCTTCACCGCGACGGCATCCGATGCGAGGGGCGTCAGCCGTGGGAGCCGGAGGACTCGGTGGCCGAACCGTGCGATGCGGACCTCGCCGCGGTCCAGCGCGGCGCGACCGGCAACTACATCGCGGATCGCGTCTCCGCGCTCGACATCCCCGAGGAGAAGACGGCGTCGGAGGAGCTGATCGATAAGGTGCGGGCGCATGACTACTTCCAGCGACTGGTCGACGACAACGGCGGGCCGAAGTCCGAGATGATCGCGGGCTGGATCGCGGAGGAGCTTGATGTCGGCGCCGAAACGGTCTTGGCGGTGGCGCTGGGTGGCGAGCCATCCGAAGAGATTGGGATGCGCGCGCTGAAGGACGGCGAATGGGCCGCCTTCGTGAAGAAGATCATCGCAGGCAAAGATCGGGAAGTCAGCGACTTCGTCGTCGACGGGTGGTCCGGTGGGTCGATCACGTCCGGACCGTCTGAGCTGCGAGGTGTGATCTCCGGGATCGGACAGGTGCATCGCGTCCGCGAGGTGCGCGCACTGAAGGGGTTCCGCAGGCACAGCGCCGCGGCGGCTTTCGTCAGCGCAGACCTGGAGCAGGACCCGAAGCAGCGGCCCGTGTATCCGTCGCTGGAACTATTCGGCGAGGGGATCTTCCTGCGGTTCGACGAGGACGCGCTACGGGCATGGGAGTCACTCTCGGATGTGCAGGCTCGCGCACGCATCCTCATGGATCGGCGTGAGCGGCTGGAATGGGCCCGTTCGCGTCTCGACGTCCCGGAACCTCGCTTCATCGCGCTACACACCATCGCCCATCTGCTGATCCGTCGCCTCGCGTTCGCGAGCGGCTATTCCTCGGCGGCGCTGCAGGAGCGGGTTTACGCGAGCACGGAACGGTCCGACAATACGGCGGGCATCCTCATATACACTGCGGCTGGCGACGCGCAGGGCACCCTCGGAGGTCTCGTCCGCTTGGGTGCCCCGGACCTGCTGATCCCGCTACTCGTCGCGTCGCTCGACGATGCCGACGTGTGCTCGAATGACCCTGTGTGCATTGAGAGTGATCGGCAAGGTTCGTCCCAGCTCAACCTCTCTGCCTGTCATGGTTGCGCGCTCGTGAGCGAGACGTCCTGCGAGACAGGCAATCGTCTGCTCGACCGCCAGCTCGTGCTCGGCGGTGGCGAGGTCACAGGACTGCTCGGGGGGGTGCTGCCCGCCGTTCGCGCGTCAATGGGAGCGGCCTGA
- a CDS encoding DNA cytosine methyltransferase, giving the protein MVTPDIAVLDLFAGAGGLTAGVHAASDRFTTVGAVEWDQAAAASYEATYGKGVVFAGDIKEWLKGDVPRADVIIGGPPCQGFSSLGKQDVEDERNFLWREYARTIRRAMPKYFVVENVAEFKKSPQFDLFREATAKGGMLADYAFEAKVYNAADFGAAQTRRRTVIIGYHRDLGFPGELELTHSADPESDLPGWVTVKDVLRDVPRTPDRDPVFDALRTEFKGKEYAGDFAVRDLHWSRNYTQLSKDRFAVIPAGGNRRDLEAYPHLMAPCWTKHKTGSGDVMGRLHWDRPSVTIRTEFFKPEKGRYIHPEEHRAITHYEAALLQGFGSKHRFVGSRTDIARQIGNAVPIPLGTAIGRLLASVL; this is encoded by the coding sequence ATGGTGACCCCAGATATCGCAGTCCTGGACCTATTCGCCGGGGCCGGGGGCCTCACAGCGGGAGTTCATGCTGCGTCAGATCGGTTCACAACGGTTGGCGCCGTCGAGTGGGATCAGGCCGCCGCTGCATCTTATGAGGCGACTTACGGCAAGGGCGTCGTCTTCGCCGGCGATATCAAGGAGTGGCTCAAGGGTGACGTGCCGCGTGCGGATGTCATCATTGGCGGCCCGCCCTGCCAGGGTTTCTCGAGTCTAGGTAAGCAGGACGTCGAGGATGAGCGGAACTTCCTCTGGCGCGAGTACGCCCGGACGATTCGCCGAGCGATGCCGAAGTACTTTGTTGTCGAGAATGTCGCCGAGTTCAAGAAATCTCCGCAGTTTGACCTGTTCCGGGAGGCCACCGCGAAGGGCGGCATGCTGGCCGATTACGCCTTCGAGGCCAAGGTCTATAACGCGGCCGACTTCGGTGCTGCTCAGACTCGTCGACGGACCGTCATCATCGGTTATCACCGTGACCTCGGTTTCCCGGGGGAGCTCGAGCTGACGCATTCCGCTGACCCCGAAAGCGATTTGCCCGGTTGGGTCACGGTGAAGGACGTGCTCCGAGATGTGCCGCGGACGCCAGACCGCGACCCGGTGTTCGACGCGCTCCGTACCGAGTTCAAAGGCAAGGAGTACGCCGGGGACTTTGCTGTCCGCGACCTCCACTGGAGCCGGAACTACACGCAGCTGTCGAAAGATCGGTTTGCCGTGATCCCGGCGGGCGGAAACCGCCGCGACCTCGAAGCGTATCCGCACCTCATGGCGCCGTGCTGGACCAAGCACAAGACGGGCTCCGGCGATGTGATGGGGCGGCTTCACTGGGACCGTCCGTCGGTCACCATCCGCACCGAGTTCTTCAAACCGGAAAAGGGGCGGTACATTCACCCCGAGGAGCATCGCGCGATCACGCACTATGAGGCAGCGCTGCTTCAAGGGTTTGGTTCAAAGCACCGCTTCGTTGGCTCGCGTACCGATATCGCTCGACAGATCGGGAACGCGGTGCCGATCCCGCTCGGTACGGCGATCGGGCGACTGCTCGCCAGCGTTCTCTGA
- a CDS encoding sugar-binding protein, with translation MRKKLIAGIGLALVAGLALSGCSARGNDSGSGSSDGASNVKIEKGALIGVALPAKTSQNWVLAGAAFEKSIKDAGFKSDIQYANAGNPVPDQQAQIQSMVTKGAKAIIIGAADGSQLGTQVAAAKKSGAVVIAWDRNILNTENVDYYVAFNNFKVGQLQAQALLDGMKAKKPNGPYNIELFSGSPDDANAKVFFNGAMDVLQPKIDDGTVKVVSGRTSFSETNTQGWLAQNAQSRMTDILTKSYTNTELDGVLSPNDTLARAILTATAAAGKPNPIVTGQDSETASIPLIMQGKQYSTIYKNTTEEAQAAIDLVSDLADGKKPETKEDKNNDNGKKIVPAVELTPVLVTKENAVEAYKGNSTLEDLAKQG, from the coding sequence ATGCGCAAGAAGCTCATCGCCGGCATCGGTCTGGCACTGGTCGCGGGCCTCGCCCTCAGCGGCTGCTCGGCTCGTGGCAACGACTCCGGTTCCGGCTCGTCCGACGGCGCGTCGAACGTGAAGATCGAGAAGGGCGCCCTCATCGGCGTCGCGCTCCCCGCCAAGACCTCGCAGAACTGGGTCCTCGCAGGTGCCGCGTTCGAGAAGTCGATCAAGGACGCCGGCTTCAAGTCGGACATCCAGTACGCGAACGCCGGCAACCCGGTCCCCGACCAGCAGGCGCAGATCCAGTCGATGGTCACCAAGGGTGCGAAGGCCATCATCATCGGTGCGGCCGACGGCTCGCAGCTCGGCACGCAGGTCGCCGCCGCCAAGAAGTCCGGCGCCGTCGTCATCGCCTGGGACCGCAACATCCTGAACACCGAGAACGTCGACTACTACGTCGCGTTCAACAACTTCAAGGTCGGCCAGCTCCAGGCCCAGGCCCTGCTCGACGGCATGAAGGCCAAGAAGCCGAACGGCCCGTACAACATCGAGCTCTTCTCCGGCTCGCCCGACGACGCCAACGCGAAGGTCTTCTTCAACGGCGCCATGGACGTGCTCCAGCCGAAGATCGACGACGGCACCGTCAAGGTCGTCTCGGGTCGCACCAGCTTCTCGGAGACCAACACGCAGGGCTGGCTCGCGCAGAACGCCCAGTCGCGCATGACCGACATCCTGACGAAGTCGTACACGAACACCGAGCTCGACGGCGTCCTGTCGCCGAACGACACCCTCGCCCGTGCGATCCTGACCGCGACCGCCGCGGCCGGCAAGCCGAACCCGATCGTCACCGGTCAGGACTCCGAGACCGCGTCGATCCCGCTGATCATGCAGGGCAAGCAGTACTCGACCATCTACAAGAACACCACCGAAGAGGCCCAGGCGGCCATCGACCTGGTGTCCGACCTCGCCGACGGCAAGAAGCCGGAGACGAAGGAGGACAAGAACAACGACAACGGCAAGAAGATCGTGCCGGCCGTCGAGCTCACCCCGGTCCTGGTCACCAAGGAGAACGCTGTCGAGGCCTACAAGGGCAACAGCACCCTCGAGGACCTCGCGAAGCAGGGCTGA
- a CDS encoding DUF86 domain-containing protein produces MRSRREHACGAVPRSLADRLDDVDRACDAVLRHVADPTLPEELVHDAVRMRLVEVGEAVRSLPSSVTAGEPSIPWSRVASLGERLTRRYFDTTPAIVSGTARTDVPTLRDAVRRLRAAHCASAAGADPTG; encoded by the coding sequence GTGAGGAGCCGGCGCGAGCACGCGTGCGGTGCGGTCCCGCGGTCGCTCGCGGACCGGCTGGACGACGTCGACCGGGCGTGCGACGCCGTCCTGCGGCACGTCGCCGACCCGACCCTGCCCGAGGAACTCGTGCACGACGCCGTGCGGATGCGCCTGGTCGAGGTCGGTGAGGCCGTCCGCAGCCTGCCGTCGTCGGTCACGGCTGGCGAGCCGTCGATCCCGTGGTCGCGCGTCGCTTCGTTGGGGGAGCGCCTGACCCGCCGGTACTTCGACACCACCCCGGCGATCGTCTCCGGGACGGCCCGCACCGACGTCCCGACGCTCCGCGACGCGGTGCGACGCCTCCGCGCCGCGCACTGCGCGTCGGCTGCGGGGGCCGACCCGACCGGCTGA
- a CDS encoding DUF6177 family protein — MVRHPLIDDVVGPAIVVRSASPVVWLTESLAALLRRASESGRTVVLRTGQEAALTPALRHALGAHNAAWLVDGPGGSLRDGRTGVAASGVEDVVHHGPELLGPPSPEHPVSTGSVRQISIDLTLRHHADRAVDIGAAIEALCDTTGSCPAWWGTSEPLSVPWDRWVVTQYAKHEAPDVSTSYAVGDGFSATMTAHLTDGVVVETMSAVLTIPEDGADPALASRLLDAVHRVADEVDPVFGVVMQRRGDADHLVRAVAHGEPSPLAVVVGAEATTFLDRDGEWPPPRTSTSVFGAGGLVVRFDDGWEALEAFLDRIDEDRFLQLVGGAPLDPAHDEGALDGHDRGTHAGSGVRDSAQRGGQGAA, encoded by the coding sequence ATGGTCAGGCATCCCCTCATCGACGACGTGGTCGGCCCCGCCATCGTGGTGCGGTCCGCGTCGCCGGTCGTCTGGTTGACCGAGTCCCTCGCCGCACTGCTGCGACGGGCGTCGGAGTCCGGCCGCACGGTCGTGCTCCGCACCGGCCAGGAGGCGGCGCTCACCCCCGCCCTGCGGCACGCGCTGGGCGCACACAACGCCGCATGGCTCGTGGACGGCCCCGGCGGATCGCTGCGGGACGGCAGGACCGGCGTCGCCGCCTCCGGCGTCGAGGACGTCGTGCACCACGGACCGGAGCTCCTCGGACCGCCCTCGCCGGAGCACCCGGTCTCGACCGGGTCGGTCCGGCAGATCAGCATCGACCTGACCCTGCGGCACCACGCGGACCGCGCGGTCGACATCGGGGCCGCGATCGAGGCGTTGTGCGACACCACCGGGTCCTGCCCGGCGTGGTGGGGCACCAGCGAACCGCTCTCCGTGCCGTGGGACCGCTGGGTCGTCACGCAGTACGCCAAGCACGAGGCGCCGGACGTCTCGACCTCGTACGCCGTCGGCGACGGGTTCTCGGCGACGATGACGGCGCACCTGACCGACGGGGTCGTCGTCGAGACGATGTCCGCCGTGCTCACGATCCCCGAGGACGGCGCCGACCCGGCACTCGCGTCCCGACTGCTCGACGCGGTGCACCGCGTGGCCGACGAGGTCGACCCGGTGTTCGGTGTCGTGATGCAGCGACGCGGGGACGCCGACCACCTCGTCCGGGCCGTCGCGCACGGCGAGCCGTCGCCCCTCGCGGTCGTCGTTGGTGCCGAGGCGACCACGTTCCTCGACCGCGACGGTGAGTGGCCCCCGCCCCGCACGAGCACCTCGGTGTTCGGCGCGGGCGGGCTCGTGGTCCGCTTCGACGACGGGTGGGAAGCGCTCGAGGCCTTCCTCGACCGGATCGACGAGGACCGCTTCCTGCAGCTCGTCGGCGGTGCCCCGCTCGACCCCGCGCATGACGAGGGCGCACTCGACGGGCACGACCGCGGCACGCACGCGGGCTCCGGCGTCCGGGACTCGGCGCAGCGGGGCGGTCAGGGTGCCGCGTGA
- the dcd gene encoding dCTP deaminase, with protein MLLSDRDITAQLAAGRIGLDPYDGSLVQPSSIDVRLDKFFRLFDNHKYPHIDPAVDQPDLTRLVETDPDEAFVLHPGEFVLGSTFEVVTLPDDIAARLEGKSSLGRLGLLTHSTAGFIDPGFSGHVTLELSNVATLPIKLWPGMKIGQLCFFQLSSPADKPYGSAEYQSRYQGQRGPTPSRSAMNFHRADVSQRDH; from the coding sequence GTGCTGCTCTCCGACCGCGACATCACCGCCCAGCTCGCTGCAGGCCGGATCGGCCTCGACCCGTACGACGGCTCGCTCGTGCAGCCGTCGAGCATCGACGTCCGGCTCGACAAGTTCTTCCGGCTGTTCGACAACCACAAGTACCCGCACATCGACCCCGCGGTGGACCAGCCCGACCTGACCCGCCTGGTCGAGACCGACCCGGACGAGGCGTTCGTCCTGCACCCGGGGGAGTTCGTCCTCGGCTCGACGTTCGAGGTCGTGACGCTGCCCGACGACATCGCCGCACGGCTCGAGGGCAAGAGCTCGCTCGGGCGCCTGGGCCTGCTCACCCACTCGACGGCGGGCTTCATCGACCCGGGCTTCTCCGGCCACGTCACGCTCGAGCTGTCGAACGTCGCGACGCTGCCGATCAAGCTCTGGCCCGGGATGAAGATCGGGCAGCTCTGCTTCTTCCAGCTGTCGAGCCCGGCCGACAAGCCCTACGGCTCCGCCGAGTACCAGTCGCGCTACCAGGGGCAGCGCGGGCCGACCCCCTCCCGGTCGGCCATGAACTTCCACCGCGCGGACGTCTCGCAGCGCGACCACTGA